In one window of Lewinella sp. 4G2 DNA:
- a CDS encoding NADH:ubiquinone reductase (Na(+)-transporting) subunit D, whose amino-acid sequence MATATDTQKTEVAEKEPWFGSKERELMVDPLLDNNPITIQVLGVCSALAVTSLVYPSIVMAVAVVFVCGMANLTTSLLRNSIPKAVRLIVQLVIIATLVTLVNESLKALNYPVYKQLSVYIGLIITNCIVMGRLEAFAMANRPWRSFVDGIGNGLGYGLILIVVGFIRELFGKGSLFAGSGLEMKIIGAGSTYAIDTTTPGQWGNTFFGWYANNGLMVMSVAAMFIIAVLIWIQRAQNPKLVDVS is encoded by the coding sequence ATGGCTACTGCTACCGATACGCAGAAAACCGAAGTTGCCGAGAAAGAACCCTGGTTTGGTTCCAAGGAACGGGAACTGATGGTGGACCCCTTGCTGGACAATAACCCCATCACCATTCAGGTGCTGGGTGTATGTTCCGCACTTGCCGTTACTTCCCTCGTTTATCCATCGATCGTGATGGCCGTTGCGGTGGTCTTTGTTTGTGGGATGGCTAACCTGACCACCTCACTCCTCCGGAACTCAATCCCCAAAGCGGTGCGTCTGATCGTCCAGCTGGTCATCATCGCTACGCTGGTGACCCTGGTAAACGAATCGCTCAAGGCGCTGAACTACCCGGTCTACAAGCAACTCTCCGTATACATTGGGCTGATCATCACCAACTGTATCGTGATGGGCCGCCTCGAAGCCTTCGCCATGGCGAACCGCCCCTGGCGTTCCTTCGTCGATGGAATCGGTAACGGCCTCGGTTATGGTTTGATCCTGATCGTCGTTGGTTTCATTCGTGAGCTCTTTGGTAAGGGATCGCTCTTCGCTGGTAGCGGACTGGAGATGAAGATCATTGGCGCCGGTTCCACTTACGCCATCGACACCACTACTCCCGGCCAGTGGGGAAATACCTTCTTCGGTTGGTACGCCAACAACGGCCTCATGGTGATGTCCGTTGCGGCCATGTTCATCATCGCGGTACTGATCTGGATCCAACGCGCCCAGAACCCGAAACTTGTTGATGTAAGCTAA
- a CDS encoding glycosyltransferase family 4 protein: protein MHQQFSILLVSDQANSLRTTSPLGRMCLSLVQNYGQQVTVLTELGNDEDWPEIEGLRRVGNSTKKHDQKQLVGAISAELKGGDYDLLHLIGRGVFAAGIKAAKGWPGKVITHFNGEPATRWWTGRAYFEHLHPRVDAIFSHRHEQIRLISAAPFSSRSQTSVVAFGHDPSWYENVTASNLEGTYGIPDDRITVLIRASGSEGLDYLGEAIRRLPADLGLHFLILGKGLQTPEFESFLTDSYYAHQYTFVEEVDNEVALLSAVDAVVFPHLNARASLQPLYAALFAGLPVLHVGGPMQQLNEDLILIVPPKDEDALRDALQSLAESPALRNRLGDAAGQFARDYLNAEKTTGRLLDAYTVLVKGPGHTLYR, encoded by the coding sequence GTGCACCAACAATTCTCCATCCTCCTGGTCAGTGACCAAGCAAATTCCCTGCGGACCACCAGCCCGCTCGGCCGGATGTGCCTGAGCCTGGTGCAGAACTACGGGCAGCAGGTAACGGTATTGACGGAACTGGGGAATGACGAGGATTGGCCCGAAATTGAAGGCCTGCGGCGAGTGGGAAATTCCACCAAAAAGCATGACCAAAAGCAACTAGTAGGCGCCATCAGTGCGGAACTGAAGGGTGGAGACTACGATCTCCTCCACCTGATTGGCCGCGGTGTCTTTGCTGCTGGAATTAAGGCGGCCAAGGGGTGGCCGGGAAAGGTCATTACCCACTTCAATGGGGAGCCAGCCACCCGCTGGTGGACTGGCCGCGCCTACTTTGAACACCTCCACCCCCGGGTGGATGCAATATTCTCCCACCGCCACGAACAGATACGGCTGATATCCGCCGCGCCCTTTAGCTCCCGAAGCCAGACTTCGGTGGTAGCATTCGGCCACGACCCGAGTTGGTACGAAAACGTTACGGCGAGTAACCTGGAAGGCACCTACGGGATTCCGGACGATCGAATCACCGTACTCATTCGCGCGAGTGGAAGCGAGGGCCTGGATTACCTCGGCGAAGCCATCCGCCGCCTCCCGGCTGATCTGGGCTTGCACTTCCTCATTTTGGGGAAAGGCTTGCAGACTCCCGAATTCGAATCGTTTCTGACGGATAGTTACTACGCCCACCAGTACACGTTTGTGGAAGAAGTGGACAATGAGGTGGCATTGCTGTCAGCAGTGGATGCCGTCGTCTTTCCCCATCTGAACGCCCGGGCATCGCTTCAACCCCTTTATGCAGCGCTATTCGCGGGCTTACCGGTCCTCCACGTCGGAGGCCCAATGCAGCAGTTAAATGAAGACCTGATCCTGATCGTCCCGCCAAAGGATGAGGATGCCCTGCGGGATGCCCTTCAGTCCCTGGCCGAAAGCCCCGCCCTCCGCAACCGATTGGGAGATGCCGCCGGGCAGTTCGCCCGCGATTACCTGAACGCCGAGAAAACTACGGGCCGCCTTTTGGATGCTTATACCGTACTCGTGAAGGGGCCCGGCCACACGCTTTATCGGTAG
- the nqrF gene encoding NADH:ubiquinone reductase (Na(+)-transporting) subunit F, translating into MLTILWAVIIFSAVVLALTAILLYARKQLVPQGEVKIVVNGDSENPLMVQPGSSLLTVLSDKNVFLPSACGGGGTCAMCECHITAGGGDVLPTELNHLTRREVAEHKRLACQVKVRGDMEVQIPEEIFGIKKFDCTVKSNYNVASFIKEFVVQLPQGETMDFESGGYIQIDVPKVTVDYKNIDITAHPEHHGDDPNKFQSEWDNFKLWDLKMVNSEEQFRAYSMANHPAEGDIIMLNIRIATPPFDRKKGGWMDVNPGVCSSYVFDQKPGDKVVISGPYGEFFIKPTQKEMVYIGGGAGMAPLRSHLFHLFHTLKTKDRKVSYWYGGRTKRELFYIEQFREIEKEFPNFKFYVALDNPLEEDNWKVKEDIDAPGDGFKGYIMPVVMEQYLNKHPEPEEIEYYFCGPPMMNKTVIDGLDSLGVPQENIAFDDFGG; encoded by the coding sequence ATGCTTACGATTCTTTGGGCGGTTATCATTTTCTCAGCAGTAGTACTGGCGCTGACCGCCATCCTGCTCTACGCACGCAAACAACTCGTACCCCAGGGTGAGGTTAAGATTGTCGTCAACGGCGACAGCGAAAACCCACTCATGGTGCAGCCCGGTAGCTCCCTGCTTACCGTGCTGTCCGACAAGAACGTCTTCCTCCCATCCGCCTGTGGTGGAGGTGGTACTTGCGCCATGTGTGAATGTCACATTACTGCCGGTGGTGGTGACGTACTTCCTACCGAGCTTAACCACCTTACCCGCCGGGAAGTCGCCGAGCACAAGCGTCTGGCTTGTCAGGTGAAGGTCCGTGGTGACATGGAGGTACAGATCCCGGAAGAGATCTTTGGTATCAAGAAATTTGACTGTACCGTCAAGTCTAACTACAATGTAGCCTCCTTTATCAAGGAGTTCGTAGTGCAACTGCCGCAAGGTGAAACGATGGATTTTGAATCCGGCGGCTACATCCAGATCGACGTACCCAAGGTAACCGTTGACTACAAGAACATCGACATCACCGCTCACCCCGAGCACCACGGTGACGACCCGAACAAGTTCCAGAGCGAATGGGACAATTTCAAGCTGTGGGACCTCAAGATGGTCAACAGCGAAGAGCAGTTCCGCGCCTACTCCATGGCTAACCACCCGGCGGAAGGTGACATCATCATGCTCAACATCCGGATCGCTACGCCACCGTTCGACCGCAAGAAGGGCGGATGGATGGACGTCAACCCCGGTGTCTGTTCCAGCTACGTCTTCGACCAGAAGCCCGGTGACAAAGTCGTCATCAGCGGCCCTTACGGTGAGTTCTTCATCAAGCCGACTCAGAAGGAAATGGTTTACATTGGTGGTGGCGCCGGTATGGCCCCTCTCCGTAGCCACTTGTTCCACCTCTTCCACACCCTGAAGACCAAGGACCGCAAAGTATCCTACTGGTACGGTGGGCGTACGAAGCGGGAGCTGTTCTACATCGAGCAGTTCCGTGAGATCGAGAAGGAGTTCCCCAACTTCAAATTCTACGTGGCCCTCGATAACCCACTGGAAGAGGACAACTGGAAGGTCAAGGAAGACATCGACGCTCCCGGCGACGGCTTCAAAGGGTACATCATGCCCGTCGTGATGGAGCAGTACCTCAACAAGCACCCCGAGCCCGAAGAGATCGAGTACTACTTCTGTGGCCCCCCGATGATGAACAAAACCGTTATCGACGGGCTTGATTCCCTCGGCGTTCCTCAAGAGAACATTGCTTTTGATGATTTTGGTGGGTAA
- the nqrE gene encoding NADH:ubiquinone reductase (Na(+)-transporting) subunit E gives MGDLVNIFIKSAFIENMILAYFLGMCSFLAVSKSLSTAFGLGLAVIFVLGITMPINWLINEYLLLNFELEFLRFIIFIAVIASMVQLVEMVVEKFSPGLYAALGIFLPLITVNCAILGGSLFMVSRDYNLSESVAFGLGGGFGWFLAIIAIAAIRERIRYSKVPPALRGLGMAFLLTGLMGLAFLSLSGLDPAVFGGWTPGE, from the coding sequence ATGGGCGACTTAGTTAACATCTTTATCAAATCGGCTTTCATTGAGAACATGATCCTGGCGTATTTCCTGGGTATGTGTTCTTTCCTGGCCGTTTCCAAATCACTCTCCACGGCTTTCGGCCTTGGTCTTGCGGTGATCTTCGTACTGGGCATCACGATGCCAATCAACTGGTTGATCAATGAGTACCTGCTGCTCAACTTTGAACTGGAGTTTCTTCGCTTCATCATCTTCATCGCGGTCATCGCCTCGATGGTTCAGTTGGTGGAAATGGTGGTGGAAAAATTCAGCCCGGGGCTCTACGCGGCGCTCGGTATCTTCCTCCCCCTCATCACGGTAAACTGTGCCATCCTCGGTGGTAGCCTCTTTATGGTTAGCCGGGACTACAACCTGTCCGAGTCCGTTGCCTTCGGCCTTGGTGGTGGTTTTGGTTGGTTCCTGGCCATCATTGCCATTGCGGCCATCCGGGAACGGATCCGTTACAGCAAAGTGCCACCGGCCCTGCGCGGTTTGGGTATGGCCTTCCTCCTGACGGGTTTGATGGGTCTGGCTTTCCTCAGCCTTTCCGGTCTGGACCCCGCCGTGTTTGGTGGTTGGACACCCGGAGAGTAA
- a CDS encoding pitrilysin family protein, which yields MATSYYLKLSPGERVIETEPDGTSRRSRKTTPRLIDYEHYVLPNGLTVVLHHDPKRTVAVVNVLYKVGSRNDPPGRTGFAHLFEHLMFEGSTNVDNFDDVLQMAGGENNAMTGADTTVYYDILPAANIETALYLESDRMRGLSFSEKSLATQKKVVVEEFKETCLEEPYGDLFHHLSDLVYETHPYRWPVIGLNFEDIEQATLEDVKSFFYRHYRPDNAILVVAGGFDAATIRERIEHYFGDIPPAADGTARSTPEVEAEQTAPRSRVVTADVPSPVIYQYYRTPGRLYDIYVALDVAAFLLGGGRSSYLYRKLIRDTDLFAEVSAGMSDTYDYAGLLVEARPAEDVDYATARAALDAAIEEFVKEGVSQSQLEKTVNRMETTNHFKSLSVASRANDLAFYASIDRMDLVNTEAAMYRALTVEDVNEVIREYLQPRWRSEVEYLVEEE from the coding sequence TTGGCGACATCCTATTACCTCAAACTATCCCCAGGCGAACGGGTTATTGAGACGGAGCCGGACGGTACTTCCCGCCGCTCACGAAAAACCACCCCGCGCTTGATCGACTACGAGCATTACGTATTACCCAATGGCCTCACCGTTGTCCTGCACCACGACCCGAAACGGACGGTGGCCGTCGTCAACGTTCTCTATAAAGTAGGCAGCCGCAACGACCCGCCGGGGCGGACGGGTTTCGCCCACCTCTTCGAGCACCTGATGTTCGAGGGCAGCACCAACGTGGACAATTTCGACGACGTACTCCAGATGGCCGGTGGCGAAAACAACGCCATGACCGGCGCGGATACGACGGTGTACTACGACATCCTCCCCGCCGCCAACATCGAAACCGCCCTCTATTTGGAGAGCGACCGGATGCGGGGGCTGAGCTTCAGCGAAAAATCCCTCGCCACCCAGAAAAAGGTGGTCGTGGAAGAGTTCAAGGAAACCTGCCTCGAAGAACCCTACGGTGATCTTTTCCACCATCTCAGCGATTTGGTGTACGAAACCCACCCCTACCGCTGGCCGGTGATCGGCCTCAACTTTGAGGACATCGAGCAGGCGACGCTGGAGGACGTCAAATCCTTCTTCTACCGCCACTACCGGCCGGACAACGCCATCCTGGTGGTCGCCGGTGGCTTTGACGCGGCAACTATCCGCGAACGGATCGAGCACTACTTCGGAGACATCCCCCCTGCGGCCGACGGCACCGCACGCTCAACTCCTGAAGTGGAAGCTGAACAAACCGCCCCCCGCAGCAGGGTGGTGACTGCGGACGTCCCCAGCCCCGTCATCTACCAGTATTACCGGACGCCCGGCAGGCTGTACGACATTTACGTGGCGCTGGATGTGGCTGCATTCCTACTGGGTGGTGGCCGCTCCTCCTACCTCTACCGCAAATTGATCCGAGATACGGACCTCTTCGCCGAGGTATCCGCCGGCATGAGTGATACCTACGACTACGCTGGCTTGTTGGTAGAAGCCCGCCCTGCGGAAGACGTGGATTACGCAACTGCCCGCGCCGCGCTTGATGCCGCCATCGAGGAGTTCGTCAAGGAGGGCGTCAGCCAAAGCCAACTGGAGAAGACCGTTAACCGGATGGAAACGACCAATCACTTCAAGTCGCTTTCCGTAGCCAGCCGCGCTAACGACCTTGCCTTTTACGCTTCCATCGACCGGATGGATCTCGTCAATACCGAAGCCGCCATGTACCGCGCCCTGACGGTGGAGGACGTCAATGAGGTGATTCGGGAGTACCTGCAGCCGCGTTGGCGGAGTGAAGTGGAGTATTTGGTGGAGGAGGAGTGA
- the nqrC gene encoding NADH:ubiquinone reductase (Na(+)-transporting) subunit C, with protein sequence MSTNKVIFFVLGMTVLVALLLAGFKTATQDIAAKNEDIFNKRQILLAIANPLEAAGKPLASLSDEEVLAIFEEQVDQTIVDADGDPMDMPGMKAVNIDMAKELKKEPEERMYPVYKVNLDSDAYYIFSVRGSGLWDAIWGNVALESDLNTIAGVSFDHAGETPGLGAEIKDNATWRAQFVGKKIYDGDKYVSIYVRKGGALDQEHEVDGLSGATITADGVTDMLYSGLKAYEPYMEEANASTSMNLK encoded by the coding sequence ATGAGTACTAATAAAGTAATCTTCTTCGTCCTCGGTATGACCGTCCTGGTCGCTCTCCTGCTCGCAGGTTTCAAAACGGCTACGCAAGACATTGCCGCCAAGAATGAGGACATCTTCAACAAGCGTCAGATCCTGTTGGCTATTGCGAACCCACTCGAAGCTGCGGGTAAGCCACTGGCTAGCCTCTCCGATGAGGAAGTATTGGCCATCTTCGAAGAGCAGGTCGATCAAACCATCGTGGATGCCGACGGCGACCCCATGGATATGCCTGGTATGAAGGCCGTTAATATCGACATGGCCAAGGAGCTTAAGAAAGAACCCGAAGAACGGATGTACCCCGTTTATAAAGTTAACTTGGACAGCGACGCCTACTACATCTTCAGCGTACGCGGCAGTGGGCTGTGGGATGCTATCTGGGGCAACGTCGCCCTCGAGTCGGACCTCAATACCATCGCCGGGGTAAGTTTTGACCACGCCGGTGAGACGCCCGGTCTAGGTGCCGAGATCAAGGATAACGCCACTTGGCGCGCTCAATTCGTGGGTAAGAAGATCTACGATGGCGACAAGTACGTATCCATTTACGTCCGTAAGGGTGGTGCCCTCGACCAGGAGCACGAAGTGGACGGCCTCAGTGGCGCAACCATCACGGCTGATGGTGTAACAGACATGCTCTACAGCGGGCTGAAGGCTTACGAACCCTACATGGAGGAGGCAAATGCTTCCACCAGCATGAACCTCAAGTAA
- a CDS encoding DUF1080 domain-containing protein: protein MFKKCLLFVLPFAILVACGETAPPADADTTSANAKAEEMTTNDDWKPLFNGQDLSGWHKYGGGEPGAAWVIDEGAIHLKVGDKEGWQASDGGDIITDEAYGNYELELEWKIGECGNSGIIYNVQETDEYEYPWKTGPEMQVLDNTCHPDAEIETHRAGDLYDMVSVRNENVKPAGEWNVAKLIVSDGKVEHWLNGEQQVVYSNTGEDWKEMIAASKFKDMPNWGMFTEGKISLQDHGDPVWFRNIRIREISK from the coding sequence ATGTTCAAAAAGTGCTTGTTGTTTGTCCTTCCATTTGCCATCCTCGTAGCCTGCGGGGAGACTGCACCGCCAGCGGATGCGGACACCACGAGTGCTAACGCGAAGGCCGAGGAGATGACCACCAATGACGACTGGAAGCCCCTCTTCAACGGCCAGGACCTCTCCGGCTGGCACAAGTACGGCGGCGGCGAACCCGGTGCGGCCTGGGTGATCGACGAAGGTGCCATTCACCTCAAAGTTGGGGATAAAGAAGGCTGGCAGGCAAGCGACGGCGGCGACATCATCACCGACGAAGCCTACGGCAACTACGAACTGGAATTGGAATGGAAGATCGGTGAATGCGGCAACAGCGGCATCATCTACAACGTCCAGGAGACCGACGAATACGAGTACCCCTGGAAGACCGGCCCCGAAATGCAGGTCTTGGACAACACCTGCCACCCCGACGCTGAGATCGAGACCCACCGGGCCGGTGATCTTTACGACATGGTGTCCGTCCGCAACGAAAACGTGAAGCCCGCCGGGGAATGGAACGTGGCTAAACTCATCGTCTCCGACGGTAAGGTAGAGCACTGGCTCAACGGCGAGCAGCAAGTCGTCTACAGCAACACCGGTGAGGATTGGAAAGAAATGATCGCGGCCTCCAAGTTTAAGGACATGCCCAACTGGGGGATGTTCACCGAGGGCAAGATCAGCCTGCAGGACCACGGGGACCCGGTTTGGTTCCGCAACATCCGGATCCGCGAAATCAGTAAATAA
- a CDS encoding sugar MFS transporter encodes MATIIDSTNLGAVPGGVPENRDRLFLASCVALIVTSMTFALRAGILGDLAADFGLSDAQLGWVNSMNFFGFPVAMMVGGAIYNKVGPKNLLWLAFASHLLGLILTITAGGFYGLLISTFLVGFANGSVEAACNPLIADMYPDKQGEMLNKFHVWFPGGIVIGSVLAFALGDAVSWQVLIGIILIPTAIYGFLMLGQAFPRSVNISADTGENVKGVFTPLFLVIALLMTMTATTEFGATQWVERILGSAGANPMILLAMTAGIMAAGRYFAGPLINSLDTTGVLLGSAILACAGLFILSSVTGGMVYVGTAVFALGICYFWPNMLAFTAENLSSTGALGMSLIGGAGMLGAGIWNPIIGGWIDSGRQEALAAGLSGEAAELATGQAALGNIALFPLVLIGAFAILYFFMKRRRKATEAEVLSVPGSAM; translated from the coding sequence ATGGCAACAATCATTGACAGTACTAATCTTGGGGCAGTCCCCGGCGGTGTCCCCGAAAATCGGGACCGCCTTTTCCTGGCCAGCTGTGTGGCCCTCATCGTTACCTCGATGACCTTTGCGCTCCGGGCGGGCATTCTTGGCGACCTCGCCGCGGACTTTGGCCTGAGCGACGCTCAACTCGGTTGGGTGAATTCGATGAACTTCTTTGGCTTCCCCGTCGCGATGATGGTGGGTGGCGCGATCTACAATAAGGTCGGCCCCAAGAACCTACTCTGGTTAGCCTTCGCTTCCCACCTCTTGGGTTTGATCCTTACGATCACGGCTGGAGGTTTTTACGGTCTGCTGATCTCAACCTTCCTCGTTGGTTTCGCCAATGGTTCCGTGGAAGCGGCCTGTAATCCACTCATCGCGGATATGTACCCCGATAAGCAGGGGGAGATGCTCAACAAATTTCACGTATGGTTCCCCGGCGGTATCGTTATTGGTTCCGTGCTGGCCTTCGCGCTGGGCGACGCCGTCTCCTGGCAGGTACTGATCGGTATCATCCTGATTCCTACGGCTATCTACGGTTTCTTGATGCTGGGCCAGGCCTTCCCCCGCTCGGTCAACATCAGTGCCGACACGGGCGAGAACGTGAAGGGAGTCTTCACCCCACTTTTCCTCGTCATTGCCCTGTTGATGACCATGACGGCTACGACGGAGTTTGGCGCCACGCAGTGGGTCGAGCGTATCCTCGGTAGCGCGGGTGCCAATCCGATGATACTCCTGGCCATGACGGCTGGTATTATGGCGGCGGGGCGCTACTTCGCCGGTCCGCTCATCAATAGCCTCGATACGACGGGAGTACTCCTTGGCAGTGCCATTCTGGCTTGTGCTGGTCTGTTCATTCTCTCGAGCGTGACGGGTGGCATGGTCTACGTCGGTACGGCCGTATTCGCCCTGGGTATTTGTTACTTCTGGCCCAATATGCTGGCCTTTACGGCGGAGAACCTGAGTTCAACGGGTGCTCTCGGGATGTCCCTCATCGGCGGCGCGGGCATGCTTGGCGCGGGCATCTGGAACCCCATCATCGGTGGCTGGATCGATAGCGGCCGCCAGGAGGCCCTCGCAGCGGGTCTCAGCGGTGAGGCGGCGGAATTGGCTACGGGCCAGGCGGCGCTGGGTAACATTGCCCTCTTCCCCCTCGTCCTGATCGGCGCTTTTGCCATCCTCTACTTCTTCATGAAGCGGCGGCGGAAAGCGACGGAAGCAGAGGTCCTCAGCGTGCCGGGTTCGGCGATGTAA
- the nqrB gene encoding NADH:ubiquinone reductase (Na(+)-transporting) subunit B, translated as MKALHSFVKKFEPAKENKFAHTTYDAFYTFLFQPDAVTVDGAHIKDGMDLKRLMVQVVLVLQLLYVFGTWNIGHQHFVALGQHTGLLEGFLLKVVYGLIQILPIFIVTHVVGLGIEFFYAAKNGHSVEEGFLVSGALIPLIMPPDIPLLWLAVAIAFAVVLGKEAFGGTGMNIWNVALLARVFIFFAYPTTISGDEVWVSGIEKVAIDGVPTYVAAEYNWAHGAFDWLFNLVGYSQFGEGGMAVVDGWTGATPLGIAAKEGWAGVEAVYTESQIFWGTIPGSIGESSVPLIVIGMIFLIVTRIASYRVIFGGLIGFMVAALMMNAIAPSPDQLTADVDGIFKFMAIHPLRQMAMGSFLFAITFMATDPVSSADTPAGKWIYGFLIAFIGLIIRVMNPAYPEGWMLSILLMNTFAPLIDHYVYEANMKRRAKRTHKMAEQRNELITRRGEMEIFDEESEYTAVGNTSGQ; from the coding sequence ATGAAAGCATTACACAGTTTCGTCAAGAAGTTCGAGCCCGCGAAGGAGAATAAGTTCGCGCACACGACCTACGACGCTTTCTATACTTTCCTCTTCCAGCCGGATGCCGTGACCGTTGACGGTGCACACATCAAGGACGGCATGGACCTTAAGCGCCTCATGGTGCAGGTCGTGCTCGTGCTGCAACTGCTGTACGTATTCGGTACGTGGAACATTGGCCACCAGCACTTCGTAGCGCTTGGCCAGCACACCGGTCTGCTCGAAGGCTTTTTGCTGAAGGTGGTCTACGGTTTGATCCAGATCCTGCCGATCTTCATCGTAACCCACGTGGTGGGCCTCGGTATCGAGTTCTTCTACGCCGCCAAGAATGGCCACTCCGTTGAGGAAGGGTTTCTGGTTTCGGGCGCGTTGATCCCCCTCATTATGCCACCGGATATCCCCCTGCTGTGGCTCGCCGTTGCGATTGCTTTTGCCGTTGTACTTGGTAAGGAAGCCTTTGGCGGAACGGGGATGAACATCTGGAACGTCGCGCTGCTGGCTAGGGTCTTTATCTTCTTTGCTTACCCGACGACCATCTCCGGTGATGAGGTATGGGTGTCCGGCATTGAGAAGGTGGCCATTGATGGCGTTCCTACCTACGTAGCGGCTGAGTACAACTGGGCCCACGGCGCTTTTGACTGGCTCTTTAATCTAGTTGGATACTCCCAATTCGGTGAGGGCGGTATGGCCGTCGTCGATGGTTGGACGGGTGCTACTCCTCTCGGTATTGCCGCTAAGGAAGGTTGGGCCGGCGTCGAAGCCGTCTACACGGAAAGTCAGATCTTTTGGGGTACGATCCCCGGATCCATTGGTGAATCCAGCGTTCCACTCATCGTCATCGGTATGATCTTCCTGATCGTAACCCGCATCGCCAGCTACCGCGTCATCTTCGGTGGCCTGATTGGCTTCATGGTAGCCGCATTGATGATGAACGCCATTGCTCCCAGCCCAGATCAGCTGACGGCTGATGTGGACGGTATTTTTAAGTTCATGGCCATCCACCCACTACGCCAGATGGCGATGGGTAGCTTCCTCTTTGCCATCACCTTTATGGCGACGGACCCCGTATCCAGTGCCGATACCCCCGCCGGTAAGTGGATTTACGGCTTCCTCATCGCCTTTATTGGTTTGATCATCCGCGTTATGAACCCGGCTTACCCCGAAGGCTGGATGCTTTCCATCCTATTGATGAACACCTTTGCGCCACTCATCGACCACTACGTCTACGAAGCCAACATGAAGCGCCGCGCTAAGCGGACGCACAAGATGGCCGAGCAGCGTAATGAATTGATTACCCGCCGCGGCGAAATGGAAATCTTCGACGAAGAATCCGAGTACACCGCCGTCGGTAACACGAGTGGCCAGTAA